The genomic segment GACGATCCTCCCATCGAGATCGTAATACTACGAGCAATTTTTTCACTCCAGTGGCCATCTGCCGGTTCAATCGTGACCGTGTTTCCTTTTTCATCTGCAATCGTGACCAATTCAGGTTTTAGCCCATCAAGATGAAAAGTAACCATTTGAGCTTCTGGAAAAGCACGTCCCATTGCATCGCCGTCTAAAATCGGGATCCCTTTCATCGCTGCTACAGCCACCGGAATCAATGAGTTAACTCCACCAATTTCGATCGGCATGACGATATCTATTTTTTTCCCGCTCGCTTTTTCATACGCAAGCAAAGGTGCCATTAACATTTCGAATGAAGGAATTTTTTCGACGAGCACACTGGGGGACCCCATACCGCTAATAGGAACAATCCAATGATCTTCTTTCAACTCATCCATCGTAATTACTTGAACAGGTCCATATTTACGAATCGCATGAAGAGCCATTAATTTCCCTATATAGGGATCCCCGCCCCCACCTGTCCCAAGAACGGATGCTCCGATTGCAATGTGCTCGATATCTTCTTCATTTAACCACTTCATACTGATTCTCCTTCGTAAATTGACGTTTAATGACAAAACAAAAAATTCCCTGTGTAACAAAAGCGATGATGAAACTATCTAAAGATGGAATTGTTGTCAGTTTGAAAAGTTCCAGTCCAATTGGTTTCTCCAGTGTCATCCAGCTCACTAAAGTCCCCGTCCCCCAAGCGATCAACGGATATGCTTTGTACTTTGCAGAGGATTCAAATGACAGCATTTTTGCCCCGCCTATATAGTAAATGGCCGTATACACACCGCCTATTGGTGCGATAAACATTGTGATAATACTCAGGAAGTTAATGAAGTTTCCATAAATCCCGAAGACGGCCATAAGCGTCCCAATTGTACCTGCCGCAAAAGTTAATTTCGCTTTACTAGTCTTCGTAAAAATAACAGCTAAACCGAGTCCAGAAGAATAAGCATTACTCGTATTAGTTGTCCACTGCGCCAAAATCAATACGAGAATACCCGGAATCCCAAGACCGACAGTCAGCATAATCGTCGTCAAATTTTCTTCATTCATGACACGGGATAGAATCATCGCAATGACCAACATAAAACTATTACCAATAAAGAAACCAAAGAAAGAAGCTAGAACTGCATCTTTTTTTGTTCGAGCCCAGCGTGAAATGTCCGGTGAAATTACCGCACCTACAACAAAGATACTAATCACCAGTGAGATTGCCATTCCTATCGAGAATGTATTTTCTACAGGCGCCCCGATACTAGCAGTGCCAAATTTAGTGATCGCCATTCCAACCGCGAGAATCACTAATATGATTAATAGTGGTACAGACCAAGAACTGAGCTTCTCTATTGCACGGTATCCGAACATCGCCGTTAACATCATCAGCAATCCACCTATTCCAGCTAGAAGCGGAATGGGTAATTGAATTCCGATTGCCTCGGAGATAGCAACAGTTGCGTTTTCGGCAAAAAAACCAGCTTGTACACCAAACCACCCCATTAACGAGATAGCAAGAAAGGCCGAAACAATTTTCGCGCCTGAACTTCCGAAGGCGGAACGAGAAATCATAGACGTTGATAAGCCAGTAGCCGCCCCAACGTATGCACAAAATGCAGCTAGAACACCCAATATCAGGGATCCGATTACCACAGACAGCAAGGCGTCATTAAAAGCCATTCCTGCCCCGAGTTGTGCGCCAAATAGCATAGCAGATAAATCAATTCCAACAGCAATCCAGATTAGACTGATGGAAAACCATTTCTTACGTTCATGCATCGGTACAACTTCTCGAGCATAATCATTTTGCATCTTCAATCCCCCTCAATATTAGAGTTGTTAGATGGAAAGCATGTTGGAGTTGCTCTGACAAAATATTTTCATCGTACATATTCATTTCCCAAAAGATGCCGTCCATTAGTAAAAGAAATTGTTTTGTTACATTGACACTTTGTTGATCAGAAATGGATGGGTAGTAATGCTTTAAAGAAGTGTTTAGCGATTGTATGAGCCAGTTATCAAATTGCTCCATATGATTTTTCAGAAACTGCTTTATCTCTGGCGGAGGAGAAGTGATCAATGAAATATAAGCCGCCGTTTCTTCTTCTTTTTCTTTATGGAATGAGACAGTACCATGCAGCAAACTACAGAAAATCTCTTCTATTGGGGAGTTTTCTACTTCATCCATAATTTTTTTCATCTGACTAAAGTGTTCTTCTAATAACTTCTGGAATGCTGCAATAAATAGAGCTTCTTTGTTTTGGTAAAAAAAGTAGATGGAAGCAGGCTTAATGCCAACTTCTGTAGCAATTTTTTGCATCGTTGCGCCTTGATAACCGTAACGTGAATAATGATAAATAGCCGCTTTCAATAATTTTTCTCTCATTGTGTATCCCCACCTAATAAGTATTAGGTTAATAATACAACGATACTTTTTAATAATCAACAACATTCCGACTTATCATTTAATGGAACTTCTTAGCCTTTGTAATTTTGAAAGAGTTTTTTTATTCTTTGAGATAGCAATTTTCGAGCGCTTTTATGGATTATAATGTACCTGTTCTGGGGGGTCTTTCGACAGAAAACAATTTGCGCGGTTGTGGGTGTTAGGAATAAAGTAAAATAAATCATGCGATTCCATAATAATACTAAGGAGTCAGGAAGAGGTCCGTAAATCTGATTGCCACTGTATTTTCCGAATAGCTTCACGTAGTGTGGCACCTGAAATTCTTTATACTACAAAAATGCTTTTACAACGTTGCTGATCAAACCAGCTTCAGCTTTGCCTTTTAGTTCAGACATTTCAAGACTCATCGGCTTGCCCATATCTTGCTTAACGGAAAAATACGGCAATGGCTGCGTAACCCGCATCCTGTGGGCCTCCGAGCCGTCTAGACATTATTCTAAGTCAAAAAAACGTATACTTTCTTAGCTATGAACAGCAAAACCAGCCATTTATAATCTTGGCTGGTTTTAGTTTAGATTTTATGTCATTGCATCAGAAAGTTATTCTGGAAACGTTATTACAAGATTTCCTTCGATATTTACAACCTCAATCAGTTCCTCGTTAAACAAATACGGTGTATCATTTTTGTCCTGTGGTGTTATTGCCTCGTAGCTATTCTTGACAGACAAAACCTGAAATGTAACTGGAATATAGCGGCCTTTATTTAATGTCTTCATGTTCCCCATCAAAAATACTTCTTTGCTGGAAACGGCAAAACTCAGATGCCCCACTTCTTTATTCAAATTACCCGATACTAATTTTACGTCCTGCAATAAAGAAATCGTGCATAAAATGAAATCATTGATGATTTCAGCAGGTAATTTCTCAAAGCCATTTTTCAAAAACAGCGCGTTAAAACCATTCCTTATTTCTTTAAACGAGAAGATATCCTCAATTTTTTTAGCTTTGACCCCATTACCCAAATTTGCGATAACCTGTTTGCAGTCTCCTAGGTACTCCCCTACATATCCCGAGCTCTTCTCCCTTAGAGCGATGAAATCAGCAAGTCCATTAACACTATCAATTCCATGCGCATCGTCTCGAACCAACATCATGAAACTATAGAAGTCCTTTTCATCAAAACTTCTTTCAACAAATTTGTTGTAGTAGTGTGCAAATAACTGTTGTTCTTTCTTATCCATGACGCTTCCACCCTTTTCACTATTCTTTTACGTATCTTTACTATAATCATAACATGCTTAGGAACATACTTTCTACAATGCGGTTGTAAATGTTCGGTATTACTTATTTGGAGTGAACTGGTTGCTACACCTTCATTAGTATAATGAACAAATCTAGCGAAGGAGCGACACTAATGAAAGGCAGCCCAATGTCGCCGCGTCCTGCGGCAAAGGCTGCACACCCGCATCCTGCAGGCGCCGAAGCAATAAGACCAAGGAGGGATGCAATTCAATCCCTCCCAAGT from the Sporosarcina psychrophila genome contains:
- a CDS encoding DUF917 domain-containing protein; amino-acid sequence: MKWLNEEDIEHIAIGASVLGTGGGGDPYIGKLMALHAIRKYGPVQVITMDELKEDHWIVPISGMGSPSVLVEKIPSFEMLMAPLLAYEKASGKKIDIVMPIEIGGVNSLIPVAVAAMKGIPILDGDAMGRAFPEAQMVTFHLDGLKPELVTIADEKGNTVTIEPADGHWSEKIARSITISMGGSSIVADYGVTGTQAKKSVIPGTLTLAKKIGEILKQPRNGAVHPIEQMLTLLNGHQLFRGKAVEIKRGIEGGFTRGKAVFEGSEENNLDSCVLSFQNEHLLAEINNKPIAMTPDLIAVLDEETGMPITTEGLRYGARVIIVAFPANERWRTPIGIETAGPRYFKYPYDYTPLEILIKEFVPS
- a CDS encoding TetR/AcrR family transcriptional regulator, producing MREKLLKAAIYHYSRYGYQGATMQKIATEVGIKPASIYFFYQNKEALFIAAFQKLLEEHFSQMKKIMDEVENSPIEEIFCSLLHGTVSFHKEKEEETAAYISLITSPPPEIKQFLKNHMEQFDNWLIQSLNTSLKHYYPSISDQQSVNVTKQFLLLMDGIFWEMNMYDENILSEQLQHAFHLTTLILRGIEDAK
- a CDS encoding GatB/YqeY domain-containing protein, which codes for MRVTQPLPYFSVKQDMGKPMSLEMSELKGKAEAGLISNVVKAFL
- a CDS encoding cytosine permease, with protein sequence MQNDYAREVVPMHERKKWFSISLIWIAVGIDLSAMLFGAQLGAGMAFNDALLSVVIGSLILGVLAAFCAYVGAATGLSTSMISRSAFGSSGAKIVSAFLAISLMGWFGVQAGFFAENATVAISEAIGIQLPIPLLAGIGGLLMMLTAMFGYRAIEKLSSWSVPLLIILVILAVGMAITKFGTASIGAPVENTFSIGMAISLVISIFVVGAVISPDISRWARTKKDAVLASFFGFFIGNSFMLVIAMILSRVMNEENLTTIMLTVGLGIPGILVLILAQWTTNTSNAYSSGLGLAVIFTKTSKAKLTFAAGTIGTLMAVFGIYGNFINFLSIITMFIAPIGGVYTAIYYIGGAKMLSFESSAKYKAYPLIAWGTGTLVSWMTLEKPIGLELFKLTTIPSLDSFIIAFVTQGIFCFVIKRQFTKENQYEVVK